The following are encoded together in the Bradyrhizobium sp. CCGUVB1N3 genome:
- a CDS encoding DUF1521 domain-containing protein — translation MERYAGGVPAGTYQYQSQPPLPDPVWTHEVKDGKATINLGDKYTITAKEKDGTWMVRNNETGHVMKIHGDPHVDANGDGRDDFDFKKDMTPQLDDGTKITVNTVDYGKGKAISSKLTITNGDNAMVIEGLADDKDGKDNLKVTQSNAGRTLDQLTPDGSQTIHEENQGWVDGCGREVNQAIIHHNENPDAPPDLKTLMRDMMIESMIGRHGRLA, via the coding sequence TTGGAGCGGTATGCCGGCGGTGTTCCGGCGGGCACCTACCAGTACCAGAGTCAACCGCCTTTGCCGGATCCGGTGTGGACGCATGAGGTCAAGGATGGCAAGGCCACGATCAACCTTGGCGACAAGTACACGATCACAGCCAAGGAGAAGGACGGCACCTGGATGGTTCGTAACAACGAGACCGGCCATGTCATGAAGATCCACGGCGATCCTCACGTCGATGCCAATGGCGACGGCAGGGACGATTTCGATTTCAAGAAAGACATGACCCCGCAGCTCGATGACGGCACAAAGATCACCGTGAACACCGTCGATTACGGTAAAGGCAAAGCCATCTCCTCAAAGCTTACGATTACGAACGGCGACAACGCCATGGTTATCGAGGGGCTCGCTGACGACAAGGATGGCAAAGACAATCTGAAGGTGACGCAGTCCAACGCTGGGCGGACTCTCGATCAGTTGACGCCCGATGGCTCGCAGACAATCCATGAGGAAAATCAGGGGTGGGTCGACGGCTGCGGACGCGAGGTGAATCAGGCGATTATCCACCACAATGAGAACCCTGACGCACCGCCAGATCTTAAGACGCTGATGCGTGATATGATGATCGAGAGCATGATCGGTCGCCATGGGCGGTTGGCCTGA
- a CDS encoding DUF1134 domain-containing protein, which yields MTFASRLAAVALAALVGWIVPASAQQAPPPNLPPPQRTPTPNTYGPDELVGAGHRFFGNVSRGLASIIEKAVSQWGLPNGYILGEEGSGAFVAGLRYGEGTLYTKNAGDLRVFWQGPSLGFDWGGDGARTMTLVYNLPATNAIYQRFAGIDGSAYIIGGFGMTALTANNIVLVPIRSGIGLRLGANIGYLKYTPRATWNPF from the coding sequence ATGACTTTCGCATCACGCCTCGCCGCGGTCGCGCTTGCCGCGCTGGTGGGCTGGATCGTGCCGGCCTCCGCACAGCAGGCGCCGCCGCCAAACCTGCCGCCGCCGCAGCGGACCCCGACGCCGAACACCTATGGGCCGGACGAGCTCGTCGGCGCCGGCCACCGTTTCTTCGGCAACGTCTCGCGCGGGCTCGCCTCGATCATCGAGAAGGCGGTCAGCCAATGGGGCCTGCCGAACGGCTACATCCTGGGTGAGGAAGGTTCCGGCGCCTTCGTCGCGGGCCTGCGTTATGGCGAAGGCACGCTCTACACCAAGAATGCCGGGGACTTGCGGGTCTTCTGGCAGGGACCCTCGCTCGGCTTCGACTGGGGCGGCGACGGCGCGCGCACCATGACGCTGGTCTACAACCTGCCCGCCACCAACGCGATCTACCAGCGCTTCGCCGGCATCGACGGCTCCGCCTACATCATCGGCGGCTTCGGCATGACGGCACTGACCGCCAACAACATCGTGCTGGTGCCGATCCGGTCCGGCATCGGTCTGCGGCTCGGGGCCAATATCGGCTACCTGAAATACACCCCGCGCGCGACCTGGAACCCGTTCTAG